TCATTCCCCTGCTCACCCTGCGCGCCGGGCTGGCGATGTGGGAGGGCCGGCACGACGTGGCCCGGCAGGCGGTGCAGCGCGGCCTGACCGAGAGCCGCTCGGACGACGTCACCATCCTCTCGGCGCTGGTCTGGCACGGCCTGCGCGCCGAGGCGGAGGCGCACGCCAGCCGCACCGTGGCGGTCGACCCGACGGCGGTGCGCCGGCTGCGGGAGGTCGCCGAGCGGGTGGCGCGCAAGAGCGCCTCCGCGGCCCGTCCGGTGCGATCGGTGGTGGACGGCTTCCTGGCGCTCTGCGCCGCCGAGGTGAGCCGACTCGACGGCAGCGACCCGGAGCTGTGGGCCAATTCGGTCGCCGAGTGGGACCGGCGCAACCACCCCTACCCGGCGGCGTACTCCCGGCTGCGGCAGGCCGAGGCGTTGCTGGCGCGGCGCAGCCGGGTGGCCACCGCGGCCAAGCTGCTGCGCGAGGCGTACCGGGTGGCGCAGGGGTTGGGCGCGGTGCCGCTGACCTCGGAGATCCGCGAGCTGGCCGGGCGGGCCCGGGTGTCCCTGGAGGAGCACGAGGCCACCGACCGCGCGCGGGGCGCGGCCGTGCCCGTCGACGACGAGCTGGCGGCGCTCACCGCGCGGGAGCGGGAGGTGCTCGCCCTGGTCGCCGAGGGACTGACAAACAAGGAGATCGGGCAGCGGCTGTTCATCAGCGAGCGGACCATCGGCGTGCACGTGTCGCACATCTTCGACAAGCTCCAGGTCCGTACCCGTGTCCAGGCCACCGCCATCCAGTTGCGCGGCCGGCGCGGCTGACCGACCGGTCGGTCAGGCGGCGCCCGTGCGCGCCGGGATACGTCGTTCTACTGATCCCGCCGTCGGTGTCGGCTGAAAGGCTGAGCACCGTCGACGGCGGCACGGGGGTGCCGCGGACCACCATGGAGGAGAGATGACCGAACCGGTCTGGGGGCCCGTGCACCGGGACATCGTCGACCTGCTCGCCGACCATCCGGCGGACGTGCCGGCCGTTGTCGATCACCTCACCAAGCTCCAGGATCTGCTGGTGCGGCTGCCCCCGTTGGAGGAGAGCTGCCCGTTGGCCGACTTCAACAAGCTCTACCTGACCATCACCAGCAGCGTCCTCGACGGGCTGTACGACGACCGCTTCGTCGACCCGGTGTTCCTCTCCCGGCTGGACGTCGAGTTCGCGGCGCGGTATTTCGACGCGATGCGACTGTGGACCGACTCCAGCCCGGGCACCCCGAAGGCGTGGTCGTGCCTGTTCGAGCGGATGCGCGGGCCGGACGCCCGGCCGCTGCCGTCGGCGGCGGCCGGGGTGAACGCGCACATCAACTTCGATCTGCCGTTCGCCCTGGTCACCACGTTCGACCACCTGGAATCGGAGCCGGTCGACGGCAGCGACCAGCACCACGACTACCTCGAGATCAACAACATCTTCGCGGACAAGATCCCCGGCCTGCGTCGGGGTTACCTGGAGCGGTGGCAGCTGCTCATCGACATGCTCAACGGCGACATCGACGACTGGTACCAGGGGGAACTGGTCGAGTACACCCGCGATGTCGCCTGGCGCAACGCGCAGAAGATCTGGCGGTGCCGGCACGATCCGGACGCCCGCGAGTGTGAGCGCACGCGGTTGGACGACAACGCCGCGGCGCTCGGCCGGCTGCTGCTCTCGCCCCTGGGGGCGTTCCTGCAGTAGCCGGGACGGGGGGTCCCCGCGCTCCGCCCGATGGGGGGCGGCGGAGCGCGGGGACGCGTCCCGCCCCGCCGTCGGCCGGCCCGGGGGGTGTCGGCCGGCGGTGGGGGGAGCCGGCGGGGAGGGGCCGCGTCGCCGGTGGCGCGAGATCCGACCGGACGGGGGGTGTCGCCGCGCCTGTACGGGGTACGCCCGCGCCATGACCGTCCTGGACCGGCGCCGGCCCGCCGCCCGACCCCGGCCCGCGCGGCCCGGCCCACTGCGGCCGGGTGGCCCGGTGCCGCGACCCACCGTCCGGCCCGGTGCGCCATGACCGGCCCCGCGACCTGTTTCCCGTTCCGCTTCGACCCGGTGTTCCGGCCGGCGTTGGCGCTGCTGGGCGTCCGGCCGGCTACGGCCTGGGTCACCGTCACCGACCGGGACCTTCTGATCCGGTACGGGCCGTGGCGGTTGCACACCGACCGGGACAACGTGACAGGCGTCGAGGTGAGCGGCCCGTACCGCTGGTGGCGGGCGATCGGCCCGCACGTGTCGCTGGCCGATCGTGGCGTGAGCTTCGGCAGCAGCACCGCCGGCGGGGTCTGTCTCCGGTTCGGCGTACCGGTGCCGGCCATCGCGCCCGGGGGACGGCCCCGGCACCCGGCGGTCACCGTGACCATCACCGATCCGCCCGCCCTGGCTCGGCTGATCGCCGGCCCGGACCAGCCCTGAGCAGGCCATCGGCCTGCCCGGTTCCGCCGGCCGCGCCGGGCGGTACCGCCTACCGTCTGAGCAGGACCTGCGAGCGTGGGACGGGCGATGGCTGACGAGCACCGGGGGAAACCGCGACGCGGGAGCGGACGCCGTCATCCGGCCACCGGCCCGGACCCGGCGCTGCGTGCGGCCCGCGACCCGGCCCGTCCGCACCGGGGCGGACAGCAGGGTGTCGTGGTGCCCGAACGGGTGGCCAGCCCGGTCCGGCCGATGCCGCCGGCCAGTCCGCTGCGCCGGTGGCTCTTTCAGCACCGGGTGCAGCCGCCCGGCCCGGAGGCGACCGAGGGGCAGAGCCGGGCGCACGCCTGGTGGCAGGTGATGTGCCTGACCGGCGTGGACTACTTCTCCACCCTGTCGTACCTGCCGGGCATCGCGGCGGTGGCGGCCGGTGCGCTCTCCCCGCTGGCGACGCTGCTGATCG
Above is a window of Micromonospora coriariae DNA encoding:
- a CDS encoding DUF5995 family protein, which produces MTEPVWGPVHRDIVDLLADHPADVPAVVDHLTKLQDLLVRLPPLEESCPLADFNKLYLTITSSVLDGLYDDRFVDPVFLSRLDVEFAARYFDAMRLWTDSSPGTPKAWSCLFERMRGPDARPLPSAAAGVNAHINFDLPFALVTTFDHLESEPVDGSDQHHDYLEINNIFADKIPGLRRGYLERWQLLIDMLNGDIDDWYQGELVEYTRDVAWRNAQKIWRCRHDPDARECERTRLDDNAAALGRLLLSPLGAFLQ